CAGAAGACCCATTTAGTGGCCTGGCTGATCCCGCTTTAATGGCACAAGATATTCGTGATTTAGGCTTATATCATCCACAAGATATCGATGCAGAAGAGCTTGCTCAGTTGGCTATTCGTGCTGAAGAAGCCAGTTTGTCGGTTGATAGCCGTATCCGTAATTCAGACGGTGCGAGTGCAAATGCTCATACTGCCGCTAGAGTTTATGGTAATAGCCATGGGTTTCTTAACGGATATTGTAGCTCACGCTACAGCTTAAGTTGTGTAGTGATAGGCGAAGAGTCTGACGGTAACTTGCAGCGTGACTATGACTATACCGTTGCACGTAAGTATCAAGATTTACTGTCACCTGAAGCCGTAGGTTTGCAAGCCGCCAATAAAACCTTAAGTCGTTTAGATGCACGTAAAATTGCCACGGCGAAAATGCCGGTGTTATTTGCGCCAGAAATTGCTACCGGCCTAATGGGTCATTTAATTGGTGCGATTAGCGGTAGCAGTATTTATCGTAAGTCGAGCTTCTTAATGGAAGCATTGAACACCCAAATATTCCCAGACTGGTTTAACATTGAAGAGCAGCCACATTTGATTGGTGCACTGGCTAGTGCTAATTACGACAGTGAAGGTGTAGCAACCCAAGACCGCCGTATTATTGACCGTGGTCAACTCGAGACGTATTTATTGACCAGTTACTCTGCTCGTAAGCTATCGATGACCAACACAGGCCATGCAGGTGGTATTTATAACTGGACCTTGAGCCATACAAACCAAACGTTTGACGATTTAGTTAAAACCATGAATACCGGCTTAATTGTGACTGAAGTGATGGGCCAAGGTGTTAATGGTGTTACTGGTGATTACTCTCGCGGTGCGGCAGGCTTCTATGTTGAAAACGGCGTAGTGTTATACCCGGTTGAAGAAATTACCATCGCGGGTAATTTAAAAGATATGTTTAAGGGTATCCAAGGTGTGGGTAAAGATCGTGATTTACGCTCATCAATCCGTACTGGTGGTATTTTGCTTAGCGAGATGAAAATCGCGGGTAACTAATCACTCTGTTTTGATATATGCATTTATTTTTTAAAGATTAAAGTCTTTTATCTCATTGATAAAGGGCTTTTTTTTCGGCTTTAATTGGGCTGTTTACGCTTTATCACTTTACTTTACTTTTCTTGACAGTTGTTTACGGGCAAGGATTGTCATAACTACTGAAAATGTAACTAAATAGTTAATGGAGTAAATATGTTTAACAAAAAAATAAGTCGATTGATGATGTTGTCTGCAATGGGAGCCTTGTTATTAGGCTGTGGCTCAGACAGTGAAGAAAGCAGTAGTGATGTCGCTTATGTGCAGTTTTATAATGCATCACCTAATAGCACATCAACTTCGTTAGTGTTGGACGATTATTCGTATACCGCTGTCGATTTTGCTGATGCTATGCCGCGTTATGCTTATAGTACTGGCAGTACCGGTCTTGATATTTATGGTCAAGATGCCGCTAGCGAAACCGTCACGGTTTACAGTGACACCATTGATTTAGCGATTGATTCAAATCATCTTTTTGTGCTTTATGGTGATTATCACGATCCCGAATTACTGGATATTAATTACTCACGTGATGAAATGGACGAGTTAAATGCTGATGATGATAATGACTACAGTAAAATGGAAGTATTGGTAGCAAACGTTGCGACCGATGAAGGTAGTTTTGATACCTATATATCACTTGATACCCAAACCATTGATGATGCTGTGATGCTAGGTAATGTGCCTTATAGCAGCCATACCGCGGAGCAGATATTTGATACCGATGACTACATTGTCTATTTAACTAAAACAGGAACTAAGACGGTTATCTACACTACAGGGAGCATGAGCTTAACCTCTGAAACTGCCTATAAGCTGATCATTCGTAATAGCTTTGGCTCAGGTGACATTAACGTCACTATCGACAGTGTTGATTCAACCACGACCCCAGTCACTTATGCCGCGTTAGAAGCAACGGCCGATTACCGGGTGTTTAATGGTTTAGAAACTCAAAGTATTGATATTGATGTGGTTAGTAAGCAAGAAACACAATACTTATATGGGATTTCACCCTTCACAGTAACGGCTTATCAATCTATATCGTTTAATGATTATGGCATTACTGCTAAAGATGCGACCACTAAAACCAAGTTGTTCGATAACTTACTCGTGACGTTTAACCAAGATGAAGTAAAGTCTTTACTTATTTATCAGCAAGAAGACAGTTCAGTTAAAGGTATGGTGATCGAGCAAGACTTACGACCTCGTGCTTTTGAGTATAAAGTAGATGTAGTGAATTTGTCTTACGATTATGATGACTTAACCGTGTATTTCGTCCGCGCTTCTGAAACCATTGAAACCGCCGAATACACCTTAACGGATTTAGATTTTGTCGAACAACTCAGCCTGACACTGCCTGAAGATGATTATGAAATTAACATTGTTTACGAAGCTGATAATGGCACACAAACGTTAGTTTATCAGTCAGATTCAATCAGCTTTGATGGTGACAGTAACTATACTTTCGTGCTGACACCAGACAGTAGTAGTTCTTTAGGCCATCGACTAACTTCGCTGCAGTAAGGCTGGTCTTTTTGAGTAACAAGCGCTGAAACGCAATTGTTCATAACCAATAAAACAGTCATCAAAAAAGCCGATATCATCGATATCGGCTTTTTTATATTAAAAAATAGCTTATTGAAGTTAGCGTAGATACCAACAAAACGACGAGGTCGTTAATAACACGTCGTTTTGTTGCTGGTAACTTAAGGTTTAATTAGTACGGTATTGGCTTAGAATTTTACCTAAATCAGTTGATGCTTTTGCAAGATCTTTAACACCACTTGAAGACTGTTGCGATAAGCCTCTAATCATATTCGATTTCTGTCTTATGTCCGTTAGCTCTTTTGCAATGTCATTGGCCACTGCACTTTGCTCTTCTGACGAGGTAGAAATTTGAAAACTCATGTCCATAATTGAACGTGATGATTCTGAAATCGCATTAATATCGGTGCCAATATTAGTAATTAAATCGCTACTGGTTTGCGCTTGCTTGACGGTATCTTGAGTAATACTGTCAATGTTAAGCGTTTCACTTTGTAGTAGCTCGATCATTTTATGAATTTCAACCGTTGCTGCTTGAGTACGACCCGCAAGGGTTCTTACTTCGTCTGCAACCACCGCAAAACCACGGCCCATTTCACCTGCACGTGCTGCTTCAATTGCCGCGTTTAATGCCAGTAAGTTGGTTTGATCTGAAATAGCATTAATGGTGGTGATCACTTCATTAATATTAGTCGCATTAATTTTTAAGGTATTAACCGAATTTGACGTTTGTTCAATGTAGGTCGATAACTGCTTAATTTCATTAATCGCACGCTTAGCACGGTCATAACTCTGACGTGTATACTCTGAGTCTTGTTCAACACGTTGAGTTGAATTACGGGCAATATTAGACACTTCGGCAGCTGATGCCGTCATTTCTTCCATTGCTGTAGCCACCGAGTCAAGTGAAGCATATTGTAAATCAATTTGTTCAGCGCTTTGCACTGCATCACTGGCAAATGAGCTCGATGTTGTTTGTAATGTTTCGGCACTTTTCTTCACTGCAACAACAAGTTCGGTTAATGTGTCCATGGCTTTATCGAGTGCGCAACCAATGGTACCGAATTCATCACGGCCAGGATGGAAACCTAAACGAGAGGTTAAATCGCCTTTAGCAATTTTTTCAGTGGTATCCCACAACACCCAAAGTGCACCACCAAGGAAAGTTGCCGTCCAGTAAATCACTAATGCAAACGGTAATACCCATAAAAATGATAGTAATAGTGACATTAATGCTGCTTGCTTAGCATTAGCTTCTTGGCCAGCAACGGATTCACTTAGCGTGTAGTACTGGCCATCTAATAGATATACAGCAGTAATAGTATCTTGTTGGCGTGAACTGGTTTGCGAACGATTTGACACTTGCAAGCCTAAGTTTGCAGCTTGTTCTAGCTGGCTGGTCGCATCAAGTGCTTGCACGGTAGCGGCGGTTTTTTGTTCTAAAATATGTAATGATTGTTGTTCAATATGTTCAATTTTATTAAAGTAACTACTAATCGACACACTAGATAAAATGATCAGGAACAGTCCGAAAATAGTCCAAAACTTATCGTTTATGGACATTTTAATGAAAAGTTTATCGATATTTCTGAAATCAACTTCTTTCATGGTTTTAGTACCCTAAACCTGTAAATGCAATAAATTCAAATACTAGATGAGCTTTTGCTATTTTGATACTAAATAGTTAGCTCAACAGTACTTTTTTGTGACCAACATGACATTGAATCACTATCAATATCGACAATAACTCGAATAGCTGAAGTGATTTATTTGTTTTTATGTATGGCTTATTTAGCGTGAAGCGAGTGTTAGCGGCCAATGCTAACGCAATAGTGGGATAAAAACTTACATTTTTAAGATGATTTGATGACATAAACAATAATCAGAAGCAGAATGTTGTCACTTTTGTCATTTTATTTAATATAAGTGTTACAAAACTTTTCGTTTAAAGTCTTAGCTTTTGATTATTTTGTTTTTGTTTTAGGTGTTGTTTTAGTTGAAGTATTTTTAATATTATTAATCATCGTTTCCTAATTAAAACGAAATTACTTGTTAATCAATCATATAGCAAATTTTTTTCATTGGTTAATGTGATCAATGTTCTTTTTTATGTCATCGAACTTTGGGACAATCCAGCCGCATATTACAAAAAAATAGCATTTTTATTACAAAGTATGGGGTTAAAAAATGAAAGGACTGACTAAACTAACGGCGGTTTCACTTGCAGTAGCTGCAGCATTGCCAATGATGGCAAATGCAGATGTATTGATTAGTGAATACGTTGAAGGCAGCTCAAACAATAAAGCGATTGAAATTTATAACAACAGTGATGTTGCAGTTAATTTAACAGGTTATAAATTAGTACGTTACAAAGACGGTGATACGACAGCATTGGATATGGTTGAGTTAACCGATTCAATAGCGGCTAAAGCTGTCAAAGTGATTTTGCACCCAAGTGCGGCGATTACCTTACCAACGGGTACGGACTCAATGACCGGCAACCTGTATTTTAATGGTGGTGACGCAGTAGGCCTATTAAAAGATGGTGTATTAGTTGATGTGATTGGTGAGATTCCTACGCCAAGCGGTTGGGGACTAGATGCGACATTCCAACGTAATTTAGATAACTTAACCGCTAACCCTACCTATGATGCTACCCAGTGGGTTGAATTAGAAAAAGATACTTTTAACGGTTTAGGTTCACTTGATGCAGCAGTTGCGCCAGAGCCATCTACATTTACCTGTAACGGTGCAACGCTAACAAACATTTATGATATACAAGGTGCTGGTGACTCTAGCCCATTAATTGCTGCTGGCAGTTTTACATCGGCTAACG
This region of Shewanella livingstonensis genomic DNA includes:
- the pmbA gene encoding metalloprotease PmbA, which produces MASHSSPAPSASEPTPRIDSELSALKDAVAVALEYAKVLGTSAAEVAISKQQGLSVSTREKEVETVEFNKDGALGITIYRDGRKGNSSTSDLSPEAIREAVRAADGIAKYTSEDPFSGLADPALMAQDIRDLGLYHPQDIDAEELAQLAIRAEEASLSVDSRIRNSDGASANAHTAARVYGNSHGFLNGYCSSRYSLSCVVIGEESDGNLQRDYDYTVARKYQDLLSPEAVGLQAANKTLSRLDARKIATAKMPVLFAPEIATGLMGHLIGAISGSSIYRKSSFLMEALNTQIFPDWFNIEEQPHLIGALASANYDSEGVATQDRRIIDRGQLETYLLTSYSARKLSMTNTGHAGGIYNWTLSHTNQTFDDLVKTMNTGLIVTEVMGQGVNGVTGDYSRGAAGFYVENGVVLYPVEEITIAGNLKDMFKGIQGVGKDRDLRSSIRTGGILLSEMKIAGN
- a CDS encoding methyl-accepting chemotaxis protein; this encodes MKEVDFRNIDKLFIKMSINDKFWTIFGLFLIILSSVSISSYFNKIEHIEQQSLHILEQKTAATVQALDATSQLEQAANLGLQVSNRSQTSSRQQDTITAVYLLDGQYYTLSESVAGQEANAKQAALMSLLLSFLWVLPFALVIYWTATFLGGALWVLWDTTEKIAKGDLTSRLGFHPGRDEFGTIGCALDKAMDTLTELVVAVKKSAETLQTTSSSFASDAVQSAEQIDLQYASLDSVATAMEEMTASAAEVSNIARNSTQRVEQDSEYTRQSYDRAKRAINEIKQLSTYIEQTSNSVNTLKINATNINEVITTINAISDQTNLLALNAAIEAARAGEMGRGFAVVADEVRTLAGRTQAATVEIHKMIELLQSETLNIDSITQDTVKQAQTSSDLITNIGTDINAISESSRSIMDMSFQISTSSEEQSAVANDIAKELTDIRQKSNMIRGLSQQSSSGVKDLAKASTDLGKILSQYRTN